A region of Selenomonadales bacterium 4137-cl DNA encodes the following proteins:
- a CDS encoding NFACT RNA binding domain-containing protein has protein sequence MNIDGLSLRSLVAELDRRLAGARIDKISQPDKFRLGVWLRQPGENIALLLSASPESAGAWLPSALPENPAVPPAFCMLLRKHLEDGRIASVAQHGLDRVVAIAVDTRGEGGLIVTKQLILEIMGKHSNIILVQDGLVLDAIRRVGASISRVRHILPGRPYLLPPGQPRADILATEPAAFVAALRREHGTLGLAKAIVAAAEGVGPVTAREIAWRAGLPADHPVAALDGADAAALDEAIASIAAPLAAGETQPTVALSADGGKLLALAAFRPEHLAGDFRPFPTMAAAVEYAANFQGQPANPEKTVLQKLLVQETARLARKEAILAAELAAADEADKYRVYGDLLMANLHTVPAGAAQVILPNLYDEAAAPLAIPLDPLLSPVANAKRHYVKYNKAKRAQQSLAAQLAECRADLAYLDSVAVSLDQAAVLDEISEVRQELVQGGYIKEKSKRRPAPPAAPLAAAAPDGTPILIGRNNRQNDLVTFKHAGPDDLWLHTKDIPGSHVILKTAGREPAPEALAAAAMLAAYYSKARASATVPVDYTRRRHVKKPSGAKPGFVIYDRQKTLYVTPDEQAVKQMLVNKKG, from the coding sequence ATGAACATCGACGGCCTCTCCTTGCGGTCCCTGGTAGCCGAACTCGACAGACGGCTGGCCGGCGCCCGCATCGACAAAATATCCCAGCCCGATAAATTCCGCCTCGGCGTCTGGCTTCGCCAGCCGGGCGAAAACATCGCCCTCCTCCTGTCCGCCAGCCCCGAAAGCGCTGGCGCCTGGCTGCCGTCCGCGCTGCCAGAGAACCCGGCCGTACCGCCCGCCTTCTGCATGCTCCTCAGAAAGCACCTCGAAGACGGCCGGATCGCCTCCGTCGCCCAGCACGGCCTCGACCGCGTCGTCGCCATCGCCGTCGACACCCGCGGCGAAGGCGGCCTCATCGTCACCAAACAGCTTATCCTCGAAATAATGGGCAAACACAGCAACATCATCCTTGTCCAGGACGGCCTAGTCCTCGACGCCATTCGCCGCGTCGGCGCAAGCATCAGCCGCGTCCGCCATATCCTTCCCGGCCGCCCCTACCTCCTTCCCCCCGGCCAGCCCCGCGCCGACATCCTCGCCACGGAGCCGGCCGCCTTCGTCGCCGCCCTGCGCCGGGAACACGGCACCCTCGGTCTCGCCAAAGCCATCGTCGCCGCCGCCGAAGGCGTAGGCCCCGTCACCGCCAGGGAAATTGCCTGGCGCGCCGGCCTCCCCGCCGACCACCCCGTCGCCGCCCTCGACGGCGCCGACGCCGCCGCCCTCGACGAAGCCATCGCCAGCATCGCCGCCCCCCTCGCGGCCGGCGAAACTCAGCCCACCGTCGCGCTCAGCGCCGACGGCGGCAAACTTCTCGCCCTCGCCGCCTTCCGGCCCGAGCACCTCGCCGGCGATTTCCGCCCCTTCCCGACCATGGCCGCCGCCGTCGAATACGCCGCCAACTTTCAGGGCCAGCCCGCCAATCCCGAAAAAACCGTCCTCCAGAAACTCCTCGTCCAGGAAACGGCCCGCCTCGCCCGCAAGGAAGCCATCCTCGCCGCCGAGCTCGCCGCCGCCGACGAAGCCGATAAATACCGCGTCTACGGCGACCTCCTCATGGCCAACCTCCACACCGTCCCGGCCGGCGCCGCCCAGGTCATCCTCCCCAACCTCTACGACGAAGCCGCCGCTCCTCTCGCCATCCCCCTCGACCCGCTCCTCAGCCCGGTCGCCAACGCCAAACGTCACTACGTCAAATACAACAAAGCCAAACGGGCCCAGCAGAGCCTCGCCGCCCAGCTCGCCGAATGCCGCGCCGACCTCGCCTACCTCGACAGCGTTGCCGTATCCCTCGACCAGGCCGCCGTCCTCGACGAAATAAGCGAAGTCCGCCAGGAGCTCGTCCAGGGCGGCTACATCAAAGAAAAAAGCAAACGCCGCCCCGCGCCGCCCGCCGCCCCCCTAGCGGCCGCGGCCCCCGACGGCACACCCATCCTCATCGGCCGCAACAACCGCCAGAATGACCTCGTCACCTTCAAGCACGCCGGCCCCGACGACCTGTGGCTCCACACCAAAGACATCCCGGGCTCCCACGTCATCCTCAAAACCGCCGGCCGCGAACCCGCCCCCGAGGCCCTCGCCGCCGCCGCCATGCTCGCCGCCTACTACTCCAAGGCCCGCGCCTCGGCCACCGTCCCTGTCGACTATACCCGCCGCCGCCACGTCAAAAAACCGTCCGGCGCCAAACCCGGCTTCGTCATCTACGACCGCCAGAAAACCCTCTACGTCACCCCCGACGAACAAGCCGTCAAACAAATGCTCGTAAACAAAAAAGGCTAA
- a CDS encoding GNAT family N-acetyltransferase, which translates to MQNYRFYEMEERHLDKVLQIYTHYVLNTTATFHARPLTKQEMRKIVFFRNDKYRTFVICDENELCGYVLITQHKNREAYDGTAEITVYLNPDFIGKGIGSLAIKHVEVYARKQQLHVLVATICGENTNSIKLFERNGYFKCAHYKEVGQKFGQLLDVVSYQKIIGR; encoded by the coding sequence ATGCAAAACTACCGCTTTTACGAAATGGAAGAGCGGCACCTCGACAAAGTGCTGCAAATCTACACCCATTACGTTCTGAATACCACCGCGACATTTCATGCCCGTCCGCTGACCAAACAGGAAATGCGGAAAATCGTATTCTTCAGAAACGACAAATACCGGACCTTCGTGATATGCGACGAAAACGAGCTTTGCGGCTACGTCCTGATAACCCAGCACAAAAACCGGGAAGCCTATGACGGAACCGCCGAAATCACCGTCTACCTCAACCCGGACTTTATCGGCAAAGGCATCGGCAGCCTGGCGATCAAGCACGTCGAGGTTTACGCCCGTAAACAGCAACTGCATGTTCTCGTTGCCACAATATGCGGCGAAAACACGAACAGCATCAAGCTTTTTGAGCGAAACGGCTACTTCAAGTGCGCCCACTACAAAGAGGTGGGGCAAAAGTTCGGACAACTGCTCGACGTCGTCTCCTACCAAAAGATAATCGGCCGCTAG
- a CDS encoding NADH:flavin oxidoreductase — MATVFERTALAGMRPANRIIRSATHEGLGDREDFPARLAERYIRLAQGGVGAIITGYAGVSRDGRAWPNMLMIDDDAYVAAYREVTEAVRPHGVPLIMQLAHGGGRTEPAVTGEEAKAPSRHRYKGAGTTARELTEGEIEAIVGAFVRGIIRAWRSGFDGAQLHAAHGYLLAQFLSPALNRRRDRWGGSTDNRFRVVREIVSRARATVGDFPLLVKLSAYDFDDGGMRLEESARLAELCREATVDAIEVSCGNDNWFCVVRSPKVPVEAIVELSPALRGASWLKKKIAALLIPRMFTTYDEQENYNVAAAAAIRAAAGIPVIVVGGIRRLEAIEAIIAAGQADYVSMCRPLVIEPDIVAKMRDGRQAGSRCINCNYCLIGVGANPLKCYYGRLPGKD, encoded by the coding sequence ATGGCGACGGTTTTCGAGAGGACGGCGCTGGCCGGGATGAGGCCGGCGAACAGGATAATAAGGTCGGCGACCCACGAAGGGCTGGGTGACCGGGAGGATTTCCCCGCGCGGCTGGCGGAGCGGTATATCCGGCTGGCGCAGGGAGGCGTGGGGGCGATCATCACCGGGTACGCGGGGGTGAGCCGGGACGGCCGGGCGTGGCCGAATATGCTGATGATCGACGACGACGCGTATGTGGCCGCTTACCGGGAGGTGACGGAGGCGGTGAGGCCGCACGGGGTTCCGCTTATCATGCAGCTCGCCCACGGCGGGGGGCGGACGGAGCCGGCGGTGACCGGCGAAGAGGCCAAAGCGCCGTCGCGGCACCGCTACAAGGGAGCCGGAACGACGGCGCGGGAGCTGACAGAGGGCGAGATCGAGGCGATCGTGGGTGCGTTCGTGCGGGGGATTATCCGCGCCTGGCGAAGCGGGTTCGACGGGGCGCAGCTGCACGCGGCCCACGGGTACCTGCTGGCGCAGTTTCTGTCGCCGGCGCTGAACAGGCGGCGCGACCGCTGGGGCGGGTCGACGGACAACAGGTTCCGCGTCGTTAGGGAGATCGTAAGCCGGGCGCGCGCGACGGTGGGCGATTTTCCGCTGCTGGTGAAGCTGAGCGCATACGATTTCGACGACGGCGGGATGCGGCTGGAGGAGTCGGCGCGGTTGGCGGAGTTGTGCCGCGAGGCGACGGTGGACGCGATCGAGGTGTCGTGCGGCAACGATAACTGGTTTTGCGTGGTGAGGTCGCCCAAGGTGCCGGTGGAGGCGATCGTGGAGCTGTCGCCGGCCCTCAGGGGGGCGTCGTGGCTGAAGAAGAAAATCGCGGCGCTGCTGATCCCGCGGATGTTCACGACGTACGACGAGCAGGAGAACTACAATGTGGCCGCGGCGGCGGCGATCAGGGCGGCTGCGGGTATCCCGGTGATCGTGGTGGGCGGCATCCGGCGGCTGGAGGCGATCGAGGCGATTATCGCCGCCGGGCAGGCGGACTATGTATCGATGTGCCGGCCGTTAGTGATCGAGCCTGATATCGTGGCCAAGATGCGCGACGGCCGTCAGGCGGGGTCGCGGTGCATCAACTGCAACTATTGCCTGATCGGGGTAGGCGCGAACCCGCTGAAGTGCTATTACGGACGGTTGCCGGGGAAGGACTAG
- the pyrR gene encoding bifunctional pyr operon transcriptional regulator/uracil phosphoribosyltransferase PyrR has protein sequence MVKLVDKTVLMDAQGINRALIRIAHEIIEKNKGSRDLTLVGIRTRGVPLAKRLAVEIEKIEGARLPVGLLDITLYRDDLSTLGYQPIVHETQIPFDINDKKIVLVDDVLYTGRTVRAALGALTDIGRPRVIQLAVLVDRGHRELPIRADFVGKNVPTSRKEIVAVQLSDTDGAEQVVLQEIAE, from the coding sequence GTGGTTAAGCTTGTCGACAAAACAGTTCTGATGGACGCCCAGGGCATCAACCGGGCGCTGATCCGCATCGCCCACGAAATCATCGAGAAAAATAAGGGCAGCAGGGATCTTACGCTGGTGGGGATAAGGACGCGCGGCGTGCCTCTGGCCAAGCGGCTGGCGGTGGAGATCGAGAAGATCGAGGGCGCGCGGCTGCCGGTGGGGCTGCTGGACATTACTCTGTACCGCGACGATCTGTCCACGCTTGGTTATCAGCCGATCGTGCACGAGACGCAGATCCCCTTCGATATCAACGACAAGAAGATCGTGCTGGTGGACGATGTGCTGTATACCGGACGGACGGTCCGGGCGGCGCTTGGGGCGCTGACCGATATCGGCCGGCCGCGGGTCATTCAGTTGGCGGTCCTGGTGGACCGCGGCCACCGCGAGTTGCCGATCCGCGCCGATTTCGTGGGCAAGAACGTGCCGACGTCGCGCAAGGAGATTGTGGCTGTGCAGCTTAGCGATACGGACGGTGCGGAGCAGGTGGTTTTGCAGGAGATCGCCGAGTAA
- a CDS encoding RluA family pseudouridine synthase yields MTGETRLFEATEADRGERVDVFLARQAPELSRSRVQRLIADGLATVQGRPAKANHKVQPGETVSLTVPPPEPVAVEAEAIPLDVVYEDAEVVVVNKPRGMVVHPAAGNWRGTLVNALLARCDDLSGVGGEVRPGIVHRLDKDTSGVMVAAKSDRAHASLARQIKDRTAGRKYLALVHGNVKAEEGLVDAPIGRHRTDRKKMAVDAERGREARTRFRVLERFAGYTLVACKLETGRTHQIRVHMAYIGHPVVGDPKYGPKGSPFPIDGQALHAAELTFRHPASGAEMVFTAPLPADMDGILAKLRRSKG; encoded by the coding sequence ATGACGGGGGAGACGCGCCTGTTTGAGGCGACTGAGGCCGATAGAGGGGAGCGCGTTGATGTGTTCCTGGCCCGCCAGGCGCCGGAGCTGTCGCGTTCCCGCGTCCAGCGGCTGATCGCCGACGGGCTGGCGACGGTGCAGGGCCGGCCGGCCAAGGCCAACCACAAGGTGCAGCCGGGTGAGACGGTGTCTCTGACGGTGCCGCCTCCCGAGCCGGTGGCGGTGGAGGCCGAGGCCATCCCGCTCGACGTGGTGTATGAGGACGCCGAGGTGGTGGTGGTGAACAAGCCGCGGGGGATGGTGGTTCATCCGGCGGCCGGCAACTGGCGTGGGACGCTGGTAAACGCGTTGTTGGCCCGCTGCGACGATTTGTCGGGGGTGGGCGGCGAGGTTCGACCAGGGATCGTGCACCGGCTCGATAAGGATACCTCCGGGGTGATGGTGGCGGCAAAGAGCGACCGCGCCCATGCCAGTCTGGCCAGACAGATAAAGGACCGGACGGCCGGCCGAAAGTATCTGGCGCTGGTTCACGGCAATGTGAAGGCGGAGGAGGGGCTGGTCGACGCTCCGATTGGCCGCCACCGGACCGACCGCAAGAAGATGGCGGTGGATGCCGAGCGCGGCCGTGAGGCCAGGACGCGGTTTCGGGTGCTGGAGCGGTTCGCGGGGTATACGCTGGTGGCGTGCAAGCTGGAGACGGGGCGGACCCACCAGATCAGGGTACATATGGCGTATATCGGCCATCCGGTGGTGGGTGACCCGAAGTACGGGCCGAAGGGTTCGCCCTTTCCGATTGACGGGCAGGCGCTGCACGCGGCCGAGCTGACTTTCCGCCATCCGGCGAGCGGAGCGGAGATGGTTTTCACGGCGCCGCTGCCGGCGGATATGGACGGGATTTTGGCGAAGCTGCGCAGAAGCAAGGGATGA
- the lspA gene encoding signal peptidase II, which translates to MPIIILALAVIALDQVSKAYLQANMAPGASVPVIPGIFHITYVLNPGAAFGILEHQRWFFVAVALLLLAVIVYLYPRIPAGYGLLRLGVALQTGGAAGNAIDRLKTGYVVDFFDFRVWPVFNVADIAIVVGVALIVYSILFPPGRKADEDDGGDAPV; encoded by the coding sequence GTGCCGATCATTATACTGGCCCTGGCGGTGATTGCTCTCGATCAGGTGTCCAAGGCTTATTTGCAGGCGAATATGGCGCCGGGTGCGTCGGTTCCGGTGATTCCCGGCATTTTTCACATTACTTATGTCCTGAATCCCGGGGCGGCGTTCGGAATTCTCGAGCACCAGCGGTGGTTTTTCGTGGCGGTGGCTTTGCTGCTGCTGGCCGTTATCGTGTATTTGTATCCCCGCATACCGGCGGGCTACGGTTTGCTGCGGCTCGGCGTGGCCCTGCAGACGGGCGGGGCGGCCGGCAACGCCATCGACCGCCTGAAGACGGGATATGTGGTGGACTTTTTCGATTTTCGCGTATGGCCGGTGTTTAACGTGGCCGATATAGCGATTGTTGTCGGGGTGGCGCTGATCGTGTATTCGATTTTGTTCCCGCCCGGAAGAAAGGCTGATGAGGATGACGGGGGAGACGCGCCTGTTTGA
- a CDS encoding methylglyoxal synthase → MRKTIALIAHDRKKQEMLAFVAAHRESLAGYNLIATATTGGLVSGETGLAVKAYLSGPMGGDLQIGALIACGAVDAVVFLRDPLTAQPHEPDITALLRVCDVHNVPVATNEASAALLLKAL, encoded by the coding sequence ATGAGGAAAACGATTGCGTTGATCGCGCACGACCGTAAGAAGCAGGAGATGCTCGCCTTCGTGGCGGCGCACCGCGAGTCGCTCGCGGGCTATAATCTGATCGCCACGGCCACGACCGGCGGTCTGGTGTCCGGGGAGACGGGGCTGGCGGTGAAGGCGTATTTGTCCGGCCCGATGGGCGGCGATTTACAGATCGGGGCGCTGATCGCCTGCGGGGCGGTGGATGCGGTGGTGTTCCTCCGCGATCCGCTGACGGCCCAGCCGCATGAGCCCGATATTACGGCGCTGCTGAGGGTGTGCGACGTTCATAATGTGCCGGTGGCAACGAACGAGGCTTCGGCGGCGCTGTTGCTGAAGGCTTTGTGA
- a CDS encoding 4Fe-4S binding protein produces the protein MYVISSECIKCGACAATCPVGAITEGDAQYVIGDQCVDCGSCAAVCPVGAISPGQ, from the coding sequence ATGTATGTAATCAGCAGCGAGTGCATCAAGTGCGGCGCGTGCGCGGCAACCTGCCCGGTAGGCGCGATTACCGAGGGAGACGCCCAATACGTCATCGGCGACCAGTGTGTTGATTGCGGCTCTTGCGCGGCGGTCTGTCCGGTGGGGGCTATCAGCCCTGGCCAGTAA
- a CDS encoding TVP38/TMEM64 family protein has protein sequence MAEPTCRSLYVMKGAVLAGAVAAYFFVPGVREFVATGVGYLHHRDFEGLRLFILAYGVWAPLTSIALMTVQSMVPLVPGLAVTITNAWIFGWEYGALYSWIGALAGAVLDFGIARWYGRPAVEKFVRPKYLDMTDQFFKRHGVMAVFVTRLTPVVPFKVISYGAGLTAISLQQYVLATGIGQTPAIVLYSFLGQHLTRGIRWAIVITTLLLLVSGLVYYYRNEIEQRLFSHKE, from the coding sequence GTGGCCGAGCCGACGTGCAGAAGCCTGTATGTTATGAAGGGAGCGGTTTTGGCCGGCGCCGTGGCGGCGTATTTTTTCGTGCCCGGGGTGAGGGAGTTTGTGGCGACGGGTGTCGGCTATCTCCACCATCGCGATTTCGAGGGGCTGAGGCTGTTTATTCTCGCTTACGGTGTGTGGGCGCCGTTGACGTCGATCGCGCTGATGACGGTGCAGTCGATGGTGCCGCTGGTGCCGGGGCTGGCGGTGACGATTACGAACGCCTGGATTTTCGGTTGGGAGTACGGGGCGCTTTATTCGTGGATCGGGGCGCTGGCCGGAGCTGTGCTGGATTTCGGCATCGCCCGTTGGTATGGCCGGCCGGCGGTGGAGAAGTTCGTGCGTCCGAAGTATCTCGATATGACTGATCAGTTTTTCAAGCGGCACGGGGTGATGGCGGTGTTCGTGACCAGGCTTACGCCGGTCGTCCCTTTTAAGGTGATAAGCTACGGGGCTGGGCTTACGGCGATAAGCCTGCAGCAGTATGTGCTGGCGACGGGTATCGGCCAGACGCCGGCGATCGTGCTGTATTCGTTCCTGGGGCAGCACCTGACCCGCGGAATCCGTTGGGCGATCGTGATTACGACGCTGCTGCTCCTGGTGAGTGGTTTGGTTTATTATTACCGCAACGAGATCGAGCAGCGGCTTTTTTCCCATAAGGAATGA
- a CDS encoding TraR/DksA C4-type zinc finger protein — MDRQMLAHFREDLEDTRKRLLLAIARMEEAGIGDTASVSPGGPPVCATHPADAGVAVFERAVLRENACVLLAEVEAALERLAGGAFGVCGRCGREIDADRLEELPWETRCVACRRPG, encoded by the coding sequence TTGGACCGGCAGATGCTGGCGCATTTTCGCGAGGATCTGGAGGATACGAGGAAGCGGCTGCTGTTGGCGATCGCCCGGATGGAGGAGGCAGGCATAGGCGATACGGCAAGCGTTTCACCGGGCGGGCCGCCGGTGTGCGCTACCCACCCCGCGGATGCTGGCGTGGCGGTTTTCGAGCGCGCGGTGCTGAGGGAAAACGCCTGTGTGTTGCTGGCGGAGGTGGAGGCGGCGCTGGAGAGGCTTGCGGGGGGCGCGTTCGGGGTGTGCGGGAGGTGCGGCCGGGAGATCGACGCCGACCGGTTGGAGGAGTTACCCTGGGAGACGCGCTGCGTCGCCTGCCGGCGGCCCGGCTAG
- a CDS encoding nitroreductase family protein — MTKDVFDAMREAHSVRQFTSVPVPEPTLTRLLEAACWAPSAGNLQPWYFYVVQNSGLKRRLADACHGQHQVAEAPTVVVVMADPARSNERYGERGAQLYCLQDTAAATQNMLLAATGLGLATCWVGAFDERLVQELVEAPPRLRAVAIVCLGYSNEENDDEAKERLRVADVTKVLH; from the coding sequence GTGACAAAAGATGTTTTCGATGCGATGCGCGAGGCTCATTCCGTACGGCAGTTCACGAGCGTGCCGGTGCCGGAGCCGACGCTGACGCGGCTTTTGGAGGCGGCTTGCTGGGCGCCGAGCGCCGGTAATCTGCAGCCGTGGTATTTTTATGTGGTGCAGAACTCCGGTCTGAAGCGGCGGCTGGCGGACGCGTGCCACGGGCAGCACCAGGTGGCGGAGGCGCCGACGGTGGTGGTGGTGATGGCCGATCCGGCGCGGTCGAACGAGCGCTACGGGGAGCGGGGCGCGCAGCTTTACTGTCTGCAGGATACGGCGGCGGCGACCCAGAATATGCTGCTGGCGGCGACGGGGCTGGGGCTTGCGACATGCTGGGTGGGGGCGTTCGACGAGCGCCTGGTGCAGGAACTGGTGGAGGCGCCGCCGCGACTGAGGGCGGTGGCGATCGTTTGTCTGGGCTACAGTAATGAGGAGAACGACGATGAGGCGAAGGAACGTTTGCGGGTGGCGGATGTGACTAAGGTTTTGCACTAG
- a CDS encoding DUF5665 domain-containing protein → MAQNVDRADVIAAQLERLAQYLEKMNVAGYVELMQRPVRLLLLNFAAGLARGLGIAIGATLIFALMLELMRRVILLNIPGIGGFVAEVMRIVEQTNGQGRF, encoded by the coding sequence ATGGCGCAGAACGTAGATAGGGCGGATGTGATCGCCGCCCAGCTCGAGCGGCTGGCGCAGTATCTGGAAAAGATGAACGTCGCCGGGTATGTGGAGCTGATGCAGCGACCGGTGCGACTTTTGCTGCTTAATTTCGCGGCCGGGCTGGCCAGGGGGCTGGGGATCGCGATCGGGGCGACGCTGATTTTCGCGCTGATGCTGGAGCTGATGCGCCGGGTGATTCTTTTGAATATTCCCGGTATTGGCGGGTTTGTGGCCGAGGTTATGAGGATTGTGGAGCAGACGAACGGGCAAGGCAGATTTTGA
- a CDS encoding MFS transporter: MHFFSAVLIPFYTEWGGLKLSQVLFLNSWFMLWIFLLEVPTGTVADFLGRRASLMAGSLIAAVAALLYVSKPDYHVFLTAEVLFAAAFTLHSGADEALAYDSLKASGLESGAKRTLAAMESFKLGGIVVAAVAGGFIAGHFGYDAPLRFYVLPALAALALACSLKEPPVREAGAPRQGYMTILREGGRFFATNRALLLLTAELAVTSALAWGLIWLYQPLLAAAGLPVAYYGVVHAAACLGQIGFLSNVERLEGVLGSKRRLLTASVTTAGVAYVLLGLTDSLAAVAVLIVAGFTFSLPRVAVFSAYMNRHIPSDKRATVLSATSMCRTLAIVAVNPLIGLLADWSVANTMIILGAGLIAGGLFSRIEDKHLEG; the protein is encoded by the coding sequence ATGCACTTTTTCTCGGCGGTCTTGATCCCCTTTTATACCGAGTGGGGCGGTTTGAAGCTTTCGCAGGTGCTGTTCCTGAATTCGTGGTTCATGCTATGGATTTTTCTCCTTGAGGTGCCTACCGGAACGGTGGCTGATTTTCTCGGCCGACGGGCGTCGCTGATGGCGGGTAGCCTTATCGCGGCGGTGGCGGCGCTGTTATATGTGAGCAAACCTGATTATCACGTTTTTTTGACGGCCGAGGTGTTGTTCGCCGCGGCGTTTACGCTCCATTCGGGGGCGGACGAGGCGCTGGCCTACGACAGCCTGAAGGCTTCCGGGCTGGAGAGCGGGGCGAAACGGACGCTGGCGGCGATGGAGTCGTTCAAGCTTGGGGGCATTGTTGTGGCGGCTGTTGCAGGCGGCTTCATCGCGGGACATTTCGGCTACGATGCGCCGCTGCGGTTTTACGTGCTGCCGGCGCTGGCTGCGCTCGCGCTGGCCTGTTCACTAAAGGAGCCGCCGGTGCGGGAGGCGGGCGCACCCAGGCAGGGCTATATGACGATCCTTCGCGAGGGAGGACGGTTTTTCGCGACCAACCGGGCACTGCTGCTGCTTACGGCCGAGCTGGCGGTGACTAGCGCGCTGGCGTGGGGGCTTATCTGGCTCTATCAGCCGTTGTTGGCCGCGGCTGGGTTGCCGGTGGCGTATTACGGGGTTGTCCATGCGGCGGCGTGCCTGGGCCAGATCGGGTTTTTGAGCAATGTAGAGCGGCTGGAGGGGGTGCTGGGGTCGAAGCGGCGGCTGCTGACGGCGTCGGTGACGACGGCGGGCGTTGCGTACGTACTGCTGGGGCTGACGGACAGTCTGGCGGCGGTGGCGGTACTGATTGTGGCGGGCTTCACTTTCAGCTTGCCGCGGGTGGCGGTTTTCAGCGCGTATATGAATCGGCACATCCCCTCAGACAAGCGGGCGACGGTGTTGTCGGCGACCTCGATGTGCCGGACGTTGGCGATCGTGGCGGTCAATCCGTTGATTGGCCTGTTGGCGGATTGGTCGGTGGCGAATACGATGATTATTCTCGGTGCAGGGCTTATCGCCGGGGGGCTGTTTTCGCGGATCGAGGATAAGCATTTGGAAGGATGA
- a CDS encoding methyl-accepting chemotaxis protein, whose protein sequence is MAEEYTAEEVLEAFKIVAPYLDDATPLSLGVSVVKDGIITAYAPGGDLDLKYKAGEQMKGKVSAEAMEGKRRIVRLVPQEKSAHGVAYVVCAMPIMDGDRAAGVVTTTGTVEGYLRLTGGAAKLSQSSETMNANLEELAAKSSELSAASKKLEELSGELLKFTKETDEIVSFIRNVAEQTNLLGLNAAIEAARVGEMGRGFGVVAEEVRKLAGVSAESVKSITASLKRIQNGVGNLGGMVDDIDANIVDQASSVQEIAKESEQLTTLARDLQDASLKMYQFTE, encoded by the coding sequence ATGGCAGAAGAGTATACGGCTGAAGAGGTGCTGGAGGCGTTCAAGATCGTTGCCCCGTATCTCGACGACGCTACCCCGCTGAGCCTGGGGGTGTCGGTGGTAAAGGACGGGATCATTACCGCGTACGCGCCGGGGGGCGATCTCGACCTGAAGTATAAGGCCGGCGAGCAGATGAAGGGCAAGGTGTCCGCCGAGGCGATGGAAGGCAAGCGGCGGATCGTCCGCCTGGTACCGCAGGAGAAGTCGGCCCACGGGGTGGCTTATGTTGTCTGCGCGATGCCGATCATGGACGGGGACAGGGCGGCCGGGGTGGTGACGACGACCGGAACGGTGGAGGGCTACCTGCGGTTGACGGGTGGGGCGGCGAAGCTGTCCCAGTCTTCGGAGACGATGAACGCCAATTTGGAAGAGCTGGCGGCGAAGTCGAGCGAGCTGTCCGCGGCCAGCAAGAAGCTGGAGGAGCTGAGCGGCGAGCTGCTGAAGTTCACCAAGGAGACGGACGAAATCGTGAGCTTTATCCGCAATGTGGCCGAGCAGACCAACCTGCTGGGTCTGAACGCCGCCATCGAGGCGGCGCGGGTGGGCGAGATGGGCCGGGGCTTCGGGGTGGTGGCCGAGGAGGTGCGCAAGCTGGCCGGGGTTAGCGCCGAGTCGGTGAAGAGCATCACGGCGTCGCTGAAGCGCATCCAGAACGGCGTGGGCAATCTCGGCGGCATGGTGGACGATATCGATGCGAATATCGTCGATCAGGCGTCGTCCGTGCAGGAGATCGCCAAGGAGAGCGAGCAGCTTACCACGCTCGCCCGCGATCTGCAGGATGCGTCGCTGAAGATGTATCAGTTTACGGAGTGA